In the genome of Neofelis nebulosa isolate mNeoNeb1 chromosome 6, mNeoNeb1.pri, whole genome shotgun sequence, one region contains:
- the SMIM8 gene encoding small integral membrane protein 8 — MSSAPESPGFKKEPPKEKDFKNPGLRGVRTTTLFRAVNPELFIKPNKPVMAFGLITLSLCVAYIGYLHASQENTKDLYEAIDSEGHSYMRRKTSKWD; from the exons ATGTCTTCAGCACCAGAGTCTCCCGGCTTTAAAAAGGAACCACCCAAAGAGAAAGACTTTAAAAACCCAGGGCTCAGAGGAGTCCGCACGACAACCTTATTTCGGGCTGTGAATCCAGAGCTGTTCATTAAACCT AACAAACCTGTAATGGCTTTTGGACTGATAACCCTTTCCCTTTGCGTGGCTTATATTGGTTATCTACATGCATCCCAAGAGAATACAAAGGATCTCTACGAAGCTATTGATAGTGAGGGACACAGTTATATGAGGAGGAAAACATCTAAATGGGATTAA